In a genomic window of Prochlorococcus marinus subsp. marinus str. CCMP1375:
- the rplR gene encoding 50S ribosomal protein L18, translating into MSTLSRKQKTQKRHKRLRRNLSGTDQRPRLAVFRSNNHIYAQVIDDVAQNTLCAASTLEKEFLSNSKVNASTCAASTAVGEMLAKRALGKGIKQVVFDRGGSLYHGRVKALAEAARQAGLTF; encoded by the coding sequence ATGTCAACTCTCTCTAGAAAACAAAAAACTCAAAAACGGCACAAACGACTTCGTCGTAACTTAAGTGGAACAGATCAGAGGCCTCGTCTTGCTGTTTTCAGATCAAATAATCATATTTATGCTCAAGTTATTGATGATGTAGCTCAAAATACTCTTTGCGCAGCTTCAACTCTTGAAAAGGAGTTTCTCTCAAATAGTAAAGTTAATGCAAGTACTTGTGCTGCTTCTACGGCTGTAGGTGAAATGCTTGCAAAACGAGCTCTTGGTAAAGGTATTAAGCAAGTTGTTTTTGATCGTGGTGGCAGTCTTTATCATGGCAGGGTTAAAGCTCTAGCTGAAGCTGCTCGTCAAGCTGGCCTTACATTCTGA